A genome region from Fibrobacterota bacterium includes the following:
- a CDS encoding succinate dehydrogenase/fumarate reductase iron-sulfur subunit, whose translation MNFTLRVWRQKDAKDPGGFKEYKAHDVLADMSFLEMLDEVNNELIAKNEEPIAFESDCREGICGTCCQMINGEAHGPETGATVCQLFMRSFKDGDTIIIEPWRASAFPILKDLVVDRSAFDEITAAGGFISANVGGAQDANCILVPKPEADTAMDAAACIGCGACVAACPNASAMLFVAAKVSHLAHLPQGQPEKAKRALAMVSKMDGLGFGNCRNYYECEAACPKEISVEHIAKMNREYGAAILLGKTNPPA comes from the coding sequence ATGAACTTCACCTTACGCGTTTGGCGCCAGAAGGATGCCAAGGATCCCGGCGGCTTCAAGGAATATAAGGCCCACGACGTCCTGGCCGACATGTCGTTCCTGGAAATGCTCGACGAGGTGAACAACGAGCTGATCGCCAAGAACGAGGAACCGATCGCCTTCGAGAGCGACTGCCGCGAAGGCATTTGCGGGACCTGCTGCCAGATGATCAACGGCGAGGCCCACGGTCCCGAGACCGGCGCCACCGTCTGCCAATTGTTCATGCGCAGCTTCAAGGACGGGGACACCATCATCATCGAGCCTTGGCGGGCCAGTGCCTTCCCCATCCTCAAGGATCTTGTGGTGGACCGCTCCGCCTTCGACGAGATCACCGCCGCGGGCGGATTCATTTCGGCCAACGTGGGCGGGGCGCAGGACGCCAATTGCATCCTGGTCCCGAAGCCCGAGGCGGATACCGCCATGGACGCGGCCGCCTGCATCGGCTGCGGCGCCTGCGTGGCGGCCTGCCCCAACGCCTCGGCCATGCTCTTCGTAGCCGCCAAGGTATCGCACCTCGCGCATCTGCCCCAGGGCCAGCCGGAGAAGGCCAAGCGCGCCTTGGCCATGGTCTCCAAGATGGACGGCCTAGGTTTCGGCAATTGCCGCAACTATTACGAGTGCGAGGCGGCCTGCCCCAAGGAAATCTCCGTCGAACATATCGCGAAGATGAACCGCGAGTATGGGGCGGCGATCCTGTTGGGTAAGACCAACCCTCCGGCTTGA